TGCCACCTGGGAGGTAAGAAAGCACAACATCCATCCACACATGCTCTTAAACCCACACATCCTCATTCTCAGTTTTACTTGTGGCCTTTGTAAACAGAGCTGAGGCACACTGACGAGGCAAATGACTCAAATTCTACTAGCTCCATGGATAAATCTTACTTCTGTCCCTAAGAATGTTGCTTCTTGCCatcacttaattatttttataacaaaatgaaacattgcTGAAGTGTCTGACATCCACATTCCTTCTTTCAGAGTGCACTCTATATTTGGTAGTTGAGGTATCTGTAGGTTTTACCAAGCCCTCCTCTTTATCAGTTCATTACAGAAGGAGAAAGTTGGAGCCCTAAGTGACTGGATCCTCCtaaaaaaagcaggggaaaaaaggaagcttttcaccttaaaaaaaaaaaaaatcaccacaatTTGTCCTACAGCTCACCATAAAAAACTACACAAAAAACAGCAAATCCATTGCCATCAGAACAAATTCATTCAAATTTAATTATCAGATGAGAACACAAGGTATTTCTGCTAAGACGACTTGGAGGAAAGTAGCATTTGTCTGAGAGATGGCATCCTAGGTTTTTTTGCGATCACTCTAGTCCTTTAGCCAGGTGTCTCCTTAAGCCTACTGCCACTTGGCTTCAGGATCTCAGGTGAAGCCACATGTGTGTGATTAGCAATCTCTTCACATTCCTGCCTCTCAAAGCCTTGGACACTCTAAGTCATGGCCAAAATTGGTCAGCTCTCCTTCTGCACCAGGTCTGCTGCAGAAGCATCACTAATGCATCCCAGTTCACACCAAGGGAAATAACATGGGCTACTACATGCTCCACTTCAGCTTGCACTGTCCAGAGCCGGGTAATCACATCCCAGTTTAGCTTTACTCAAGGTGCAGCAGAGAGAGGTGGAGGACGGGTGAAACTCTTGAGTGAAAGTTCAGAATGGGAGAGAGCCTGGGCAGGTTTGGGCTTTCCCCTGGCAGCTGAGCCATCCAGGCTGGGTCTGAGGGGGAACGGGGGCTTCCACGTCAGCTGTTAACCCTTGTCTTGGGCTGGTACTGTTCATTCCTGTTTCACAGGCTAGTTGCTCAAACATTAAGAGCAACAGCTGTCCAAACACCGTTACGGTTTTATCTTCAAGCTGGTGCTTATTGTAAAGGGTATGTTGTAGCAGGCTACTCTCTTCAGCTAGTaagccaagagaaaaaataGGTGATGGTGAGTGCCTGCAAATAGTAACATCAGTCTAAAAAAACTGGCTAAACTCAATCCAGATAATTTCACCCTCTCCGTATGGTGCTAGCAGACAAAAACGGCTTCACATGATTATATTTGCCAACTTGTCACTGAGTGATACAAAGCATACGAGGCCAACTAGAGGTCATAATACATGGTGCCTCTTACCTCCCTGCTTTCAGCTCCTgtgagacagaaagaaacaacaaaacgTGCAGGAGGGGCATCCAGCTCCACAGTGGGGTCTGCTCTGCCTCAAACAGGCACTGAATCATTTGGGTGCAGTttctgggaggagaggggagtACCACAGGAAAGgacccttttttcccccttaacaTCCTAGCAGATGAAGCTAATGAAGACCATGGCATGTATTCATATCCTGTATTCATAAGGCTTGCTCAGCTATTAGAGTTTGTCTGAAGTACAGAATACCTAGaattcctctcccctccctattttttctactttatactgtactgaagttttctgtgctggttttgtcatGTGCCTTGTGAGATATGCAGGGGATTTCACTGGATAGAGACTTCATATAAATGCTgttgcagaaataaaaggaataaattgACTTATCAGGAAAGCAATCTGTTTTGTTCActctcctttctccagcttttgAGGCTGCACTAAAGCAGCATAAGGTAAAGAAAGCTCTTTGAAAGCAGATGTCTGGCACTTAAGTATCTGTATCTTAGATTAATCTTTCTGCTCCCCAGACAATTTCTATCCTCATAGGAGGTATAAAACATAAGGGTTTGGTCTGGAAAGCAGATCCACACAGGAATGGAGTTTAGAATAGCGGGACAGCACCAGCCCTCATGCTAAGAGAGCTGTCcattctgctgcagcaaaggtTTTTCTGCAGTCTCAAGAAAAGTCCATCTTCTAcctacttttaaaatgcatgctCCAAGGAATCAAGCCAACATGTGGGACTCCactgatttttgctttctttgcaggCAATGGAAGCATGTAAAGATGCAGGCTTGGCAAAGTCTATTGGAGTATCCAATTTCAACCgcaggcagctggagatgaTCCTGAACAAGCCAGGACTTAAGTACAAACCTGTCAGCAACCAGGTATGACTGCAGGCAGTGCCTGCCACGTTGCCCCTGCCCTGTAGGGATTGCCACCGTGTGTGGAAAGGTGACGTACACTTTGCCACAGATGCTGCCTTCCATAATGTCATACTTCCATTTCTAGCTTGAAAATATTACTCATCCTATCTAGGCcaaagataaatatttgaagGTGCTGGAACAATTGCTCTCCTCAGTTCTTGCTCCAGGGCTATAAAACTAGTGCCTCTGTGCCAAAGCTCCATAACAAGGTTGAATGCTGAGTCAATTCAGATCTTAAGTCTCTGCCATGTACCTTAAAGTCCAAAAAATTCCCAAGACAATCCATTCAGAGTTAGCCAGTTCTCAGTGAAGCCACGTCTGCCTCAGCTGACACCAAAACAACACTAAGTATCAGAGATCCTGAGTCACTCTAAGCTCCAAGTCTGAAAGCCATGAGAAGTAACTCCTAGATTTCCTGTACTTGCTCTCCCGTGCCTTTCCTATAAGATGTCAGTAAGAGTTAGAGAAAAACTTAAATTACAGAGGAGACCCTACTAAGCAGCCAACTTGAGCTGAGCAAGCCTGTGAAGACGATAGGCACGTCTGAGTTAAAttacagcagcagagctcagagaaGGCAGTAAGCGGCAGTGACCCATCTGAATGCCCAGTACTTTGACTCTGGCATTTGGCAGGTCTCTGCATTTCCTCGAAATCACTGGGAAGCTCTTCTAATTCATCTGGCACAAACAGATATCCATGTTAGCAATATCAGAGAAGAGGCCAGAGACCAACTGGGACCAGCTTCCCACCCTCAGCGCCTGGCCTGGAGGGCTGGGGTTGAcatggagcagggcagggaaccTGGCCATCACCTTCAGTTCAGTCTCTGGcctgcagggaaaggcagcctATGAGGGGAGGAAATTCCAGCACCCTTCACTGGGTATTAATATGCCCAGTGGGCGCAAAATGCAATTGCTGTTTCTGGCATGCCCTTATGACTGCCCTgagcattgctgctgcttcctgggGTTGAGGAAAACCAGGCAAAAGATTAAGCCCAGCTTCGGGCAGCTAGCCAGCAGACATAGATGTGCCAGCTAGCTTCAGACTGCCTGCAAACAGTGGTTACTCTGTCACCTTGTAGACATCCCTTTCCCAGAGACTAAGAATGCAGCCAGAAAATCCCTGCCTGTAAGGGAACAGTATTTGCAATGTGGGAGGGCAGAGCTTCCAACAAGGTCATCATAAGCATCCTGGGGATGTCTCACCTTTTGCATATCTCCCTCTCACCTTTTTATCTGGGGCAGCTTATGCCAACACTTCCCCTAATAACAACATCAGATTAGTCACCCTGAATGCAAGAGGCAGAGAAATGAAGATCTGACCCAGATGAGATGGGTTGCCTTCTCAGCCTACTTCTCTAGTGagcttccctcccccctcctcatTGCCACCTTTCCACTGGGGGCCAATAACAATTCCCTGCAGACAAATTGTAGTCATGGATATTGATCTGCTgtccacaaaagaaaaaaaaaaaaaatccatcaccCAGCAATGTGCAATTAGAACAGTAACCACAAACTGAGTTTCCCTATTCTTTAACTTACCTGTATGTTTTCCTGAAAGTACCGCTTGGTCTGTAGCTCTCACAAATATGGGGACACCATCTGCTTCTATATCTGGCCCTGTTGGTTAATTATTCTTTCTGCATTACTCATGTAGGTCGAATGCCATCCCTATTTTACCCAACCAAAACTCTTGGAGTTTTGCAGACAACACAACATTGTTATTGTTGGGTACAGCCCATTGGGAACCTCAAGAGATGAAACATGGTAAGTCCCCATGTTACTTTCTAATCAAAGGACAATATCCATGAACAGTATAATAGCTCTTCACAGCTGCATCTCTGTGCAAAATACTTTTGTCCCCATTTTCAAAGTAGTTTTGAACTTCAATGTCTAAATATTCTGTTGTGAATGTAAACTTGCAATGCTCCTGCCGCACGCTGTCATCAAAAAATGCCAGGTTTCTGTATAGGAGGTTGCTTTAGTTCCCCTCTGACAGAAAGCAAGTGTCTGTAACTGGGAATGTCAAGGAAGTAAGGAAGTAAAAACTAAGACAACATTAGGACATCGCATAGGAAGTTGCCACTGACAGCCCACCAACTTAACTGCCAAAGCTTTTCTCCCATCTTTCACGCTGCTTGTCAAAAAGGTGCAGTATTCTGTCCACAAACAAGTAGATTACTATGTTCTGACATGGAAGATTAGggggttttgattttctttctttccaattttCTTCCAGGGTAAACGTGTCCTCCCCTCCTTTACTGAAGGATCCTGTGCTGAATGCCATTGGCAAGAAGTACAACAAGACAGCTGCACAGGTTGCTTTACGTTTCAGCATCCAGAGAGGGGTAGTGGTCATCCCAAAAAGTTTCAATCCACAACGCATCAGAGAGAATTTCCAGGTAAGTTTGTACTCCAATGGTGCATGGATAAATCCACTTACATTGGCTTAGCCCTTATAGAAGgttattttcccatttctttctgtagACATAAGGCTTGGCCAACGTCAagctttgctgtattttatggTTTTTGTGCCCATCACTTAATGGTATCATAATGTGACATTAGTAGAGCAAAGTAGACTAAATTTTGGTGTCTTTTAATCCTCCGAAACAGATAAAGTTTCAGGTGGTGGTATATCCCAGAACACCAGTTGTTGCAGTAAGCAGCACAAGCAAAATGAAGCAATTCAGTAGGTCAGCATCCCAAGGTTGCTGGCTGTAGGTGTTCAGGAATGACTGACCTGTTCTGCTCAGTCTTCAGATATAGGGCAGCTTTATCAGGGAAGGGTTGCTGCCTACAGGTGTGCCAGAAAGGCTCATAATAACCACACCACCAGAGATCATCTGGCTTGCCCACTAACACCAAAATAAGATGAAGAATTTGTTCCCATGTCCCTTGCAGCAATGAGTACCCgcactgctccctgctttccctgCCAATGTATTCCTTTCAAAGCTGGTGACCCAGTACTTGCCAGACTACCTTTCTCTTCTTGTGAAAGACTATAAGCAAATGTGACTGGACTTTTTCATGCCCTCAAGACTTTCCTACAAGTGCAAGCAAGTATGGTGAGGGAcacaggggaaggggaggggatTGTAATTCTGAAACCTGGAACATATGAACATTGATTATGACATGAAACACTAACTTATTCCTAACATGTCCTTCCATTAGATCTTTGACTTCTGCCTCACtgagaaagagatgaaagaaattGAAGCCCTGAACAAAAACGTTCGTTATGTGGAACTGTTAATGTAAGTCCAGGAGGAATACTAGATCCTCACAGAACATTCCTGTCTTATCAgaggattttaaaaaacccaaacaaacacttccttttaatagtaatttttgTATAAATCACCTTATTTTTAGATAAGGCTTAAATATGGGAGGTCTTTAATGCAGCCTGAATATGTTCCTGGACCTGTTGCAAAAATAAGCGTGCAATACTTGCTCACAGCTCAGATGTCAAAAGCCCACCGCGTAGAAAGTGACTGTGTCTGGTTATTCCACCTCTGCTCCATCTCCTTAAACACTTTCTGCTATGTGTTGTAGTGACAGCCTCAGCCACTGATGAGGTGTAGCATTGCCCCATCTAACAGTGCAGACAGAGCTAAAATTCAAATAGGAGCACTTTgtcttccccctccttctcaCCTTCATTTCCAGTGCTCAGCAAGTCGTGTTGCTGCTCGTGTACAATGGCTTACGGATTGTAAACCCGGTGTTTCCAGAGGCAGCTTGTCCTAAATTGCCACATGGAAGGCTGAGAATTAAGAACACTGCTACATGAAACCACAAGGCTGATTTAGGGAGAACTCTGCTCCTTTTTGCTTAATACTTTGTTCAGAGTATCAAGATTCACCTACCCAACTTCCTTATTAAAGAGGGTACATCTTAGTGACCACAAGCAGTCAGAAACTTTCTTTTGGCCTCTTCTTTGATGCTGTCAACTTCAGCAATATCCCTCTCCTGCTGTCATGTGAGTTGTACCTTCTTgcatggaaagcagaaaacaatacAGCTTGTTTGACTGCTAGACCACTTCCTAATGATCTCCTCCGAGAACTAACAAGGCTTGATCTCTTACTTCTTGTGATCTAAAGCTTACCACCTAATGTACTTGTGCTTCATGGGAAGGCTACACTACCTCAGAAAACTCAGACTGACCCAACATCATCTTTTCCAGAGAAAGAggccatttgtttttccttcagctcaATAGCACCTACAGTTTATGGCCAGACTTTATGCTTTCCCCTTTTCAGGGCACTCAATATGTAGCCAAATGCTAGAGATTTTTTCCATGCATTTCTCTTGTTACCTTGGATTATCTGTGTCTTGCCAAACTGTATCATGCTCAAGcactaaaaataatgaaaagcaggATAGCAGCATCAATAGCACTCTAAAACGTTGACAGTTGCCCAAAAGATGGGGGGAAACATTGCAAAGGAGCAAATAAACCACTTACTGTGCTGCATAAATATGATAAGAAATATGAACTCAGTTAAAAACATCATAATGGGGCCCATCTTTCACATTTAAGCTCAGCCAGGTGCTCCGAGGCTTTAGTttcttaaaacttaaaatagcCTTCCATCAAT
The Falco peregrinus isolate bFalPer1 chromosome 6, bFalPer1.pri, whole genome shotgun sequence genome window above contains:
- the AKR1D1 gene encoding aldo-keto reductase family 1 member D1; translation: MNLTAESHRVPLSDGNSIPLLGLGTYADPQKTPKGSCLESVKIAIDTGYRHIDGAFVYYNEHEVGQAIREKIAEGRIKREDIFYCGKLWNTCHPPELVRPTLEKTLKILQLDYVDLYIIELPMAFKPGDAIYPKDENGKIIYHETDLCATWEAMEACKDAGLAKSIGVSNFNRRQLEMILNKPGLKYKPVSNQVECHPYFTQPKLLEFCRQHNIVIVGYSPLGTSRDETWVNVSSPPLLKDPVLNAIGKKYNKTAAQVALRFSIQRGVVVIPKSFNPQRIRENFQIFDFCLTEKEMKEIEALNKNVRYVELLMWRDHPEYPFNDEY